The proteins below are encoded in one region of Telopea speciosissima isolate NSW1024214 ecotype Mountain lineage chromosome 10, Tspe_v1, whole genome shotgun sequence:
- the LOC122643699 gene encoding uncharacterized protein LOC122643699 produces MGKKESRSLITLCSFVCWHIWLSRNDLVFGRKVWHPKEVISAAVKAFQEFNVIPSDAISYPPSMVALPQQWIAPTTDYVKCNCDASYSANLNKSGIGFICRDHNGLPLIAISSPSFFSDILVGEAIAVRLTMMEMITNGFERVMTESDNMNLITYIKDGGGTPPLHIRALVDDIIHLSSSFVSCFFLFYGRLTTWLTPWLEGLSQLIDPFPLHSCMSCVSHYQLPP; encoded by the coding sequence ATGGGAAAGAAGGAATCCAGATCATTGATAACTTTATGTAGCTTTGTTTGTTGGCACATATGGTTATCAAGGAATGATTTGGTTTTTGGACGCAAGGTATGGCATCCTAAAGAAGTGATTTCGGCAGCGGTAAAGGCTTTCCAAGAATTTAATGTTATTCCATCTGATGCTATTTCTTATCCTCCATCAATGGTTGCTTTGCCTCAACAATGGATAGCACCTACAACAGATTATGTTAAGTGCAACTGTGATGCTAGTTATTCTGCAAATTTAAACAAGTCAGGCATTGGATTTATTTGTAGAGATCACAATGGTCTGCCTTTGATTGCTATCTCAAGCCCATCTTTCTTTTCAGATATTTTAGTTGGTGAGGCTATTGCAGTTCGGCTGACGATGATGGAGATGATTACAAATGGATTTGAGCGGGTTATGACAGAGTCTGACAATATGAATCTGATTACATATATTAAGGATGGAGGAGGAACTCCTCCTTTGCACATTCGGGCTCTGGTGGACGATATCAttcacctctcttcttcttttgtatcttgtttctttttattttacgGAAGATTAACAACATGGCTGACTCCTTGGCTAGAAGGGCTTTCGCAACTAATTGACCCCTTTCCACTCCATAGTTGCATGAGTTGTGTTTCTCACTACCAGCTACCACCATGA